GTAACAGTGGAGGCTTGGCTATGCTCAAGGCTTGCTAGAACTTAAGGACAACTTTATGGTGAGAAGGAAGGAAAACTTTCTCTCTCTGCAATAACtagagttttatataaaatataaactatgtATTTTAAAGCGAgaatacatgtatatatatacactaacATGTTTGCCACCTGGGACTTAAACATGTATTGGGCGGCTCCTCTATGTGTGCTTGGGACTAATGTGTATCTCTAGCATGTACGACTTGGGTGGGAGTTGTCCATGTATACAACTCATGAAAGCTGTATATTTGGTCAATGATTTAATGTGTATATTTTTCCATTTAATTCTCCTATGATTCTTGACATTTAACCCAAAATCATGGGATTATTACCTTAGTGATAATAGGATAAAATCTCACTATaatcctaatttgaatttcaaattagataaTACAGATTTGAGTTAATCCTACCAATTCTTGCATACACCCCACCTAACAACTTATGATTATTACACTAAGGTTTTTGAGTATAATGGAATATACTTTGGGTCCATAAGTCTTTTCAAGACTTTAAATTTTCCATCTGAATTCTGGATTGAATCTAACTTGGACAATCCTCATGCCTCTAGGGTTCATCAACTCCTTTTGTATGTGTCCATAGGCTTTCTACTAAGTCGATAGTAAACGAATTAATGTTAGACTCTCGACCTAGTATGTATCCgaacatagaccaagattggcttCTAGTAAGCCATTATGGCCACCCCATTAGTAGAGGTTAGTATGTGACTTCTTTTAACCTAGTTATTCGTACAATTTGATTCTTTTGTCATATGATGTCAGCCAAAGGACTACTTCCCACCAAAGTTTAGATGCAATCTCAAAGTCACACTTACAGGGTTTGAAAAACCTGAAATCCCATCGATTGACCAACtgaagttaaaattttctattagaaataagggtaaaattatcatttcactaataacattaaaaaaaataaaatttattacattattctctcctaaattttaaaaactaatatttcaccatttctaaattttttaactttgaaaagtcacatccCCCCCTCCcaaaaccttagaatttttttttctctttggcCACTTTCTTCGATGATCTGAAAAAGGATGACGATGAAATCTCTTcatcgatgaagagatctagatcTCTTCCTTGACTAAGAGATCTAGGCCTTGGATCTTTTTGTCTCTAGAGAAGAGATACTTTGCCAAAAAGATTTCAGATCTCTTTGTAGAAGAAGAGATTTGGAATCTCTTTGCCTAGATCTCATCGAATCTTTTTGTCTTTGACAAAGAGATCCATTCCAAATTTGTTTACGTGTGTTGACTAATAGTTTAGGGTGGACAGGGGAGGTCATTGGTGCTAGAGATGGTGGTTGAagtgatgaagaaaaaatttgggggGGAAAATGTGAcctttcaaagttagaaaactttaggtaagggtGAAGtcgttagtttttaaaagttagagggagaaaatataatgaattttatattttttaattttattagtaaaatgatgattttacccctgcaatattattttttaatgaattttatattttttaaagttaggaggtgaagttgttagtttttaaaatattattaataatattaaaaataatattttttgtatttttttaatattattagtaatattattagggtgaattttgtattttctaacaaagaattttaacaataattacaTCAggagtgagagtttgagtttgagtttttcaaatcccGTGGGCCTGACTTTGGGATTGCACCTAAACTTGGGTaagaaatagtcgtttggcctatgaTGTCTCTTCGAGGCTTAGGTATACATTAAGTGTCTCTCTCAGGGTTTCCTGAATTATATAGATTGACTTTTGTCAAGtatcaaataatattgaatcaaatatCAGCTCAATCCCAATGTAGACATAGATTTAATTGGTTATTGACATTCGTTAATAGGCCTTAACTAAGATATCAACTCCCGTGCTTAggagtgacgaatcctttattgatctaTCATGACCTTTATACAAATCACAATATGGCTAATCACCACATTTCTAGTAATCCTCTAACAAGACTATGTTAGTTTGGTGTCAAATCATGCTGATCCTTATACAAGACGGTCTGGTGACCTTAAGTCTAAAGAACAAATATACCTCTGTTtactaaaagaatattttttataaatattagagcaaccatccatatgaaatcctctGATAGGGTTAGTTCAGTGAATATATCTACaacatgcacccatgtgttgcaccGAGTTGTCAACAAACATCTTTGACACACAAGAATTGTCATAATCTTTTTATGAGGTTATTCGACACAATGATAATTTTAACACTATACCCATGCCCTTGTTCAAGGTAATATCAAGTTACAGGCGCTTTAAAAACAGTCACCTATAATGCACATAGGGTTCTCACAATCAAGTGCTAAACACTGATCCCTTTGTCACAGTTAAACTATTCTTATGCATTTgactaaacatattttaatatgttttatgggCAAAGAATGCCATAGGAAATTACATATATgatctttattaataaacttgTATCGTCATGGGGATTGACTTTAAGATACTAACCCCAACAACTTATGTATAAGTTAGTTCCTATCTGACAATTTTGAAAGAGATGCTTTTGTTGTTTGGTTAGATTTACTCTTCACGGATGGAAAGTTTTGATTTTACCTTTGTTAGGGGTTAACGTTAATTTTAGTTTACctggaaaacataaaaaactttaaaggaaaatgagaagaagattaaaaattgaattttgctGAAGCTTGACATTGAACAACTTTACAGGTTGAAAAAAGGGTTGATCCAACAACTGGGCAATCAACAAGGCggataaaaaaatcttaattcacTACTTCAAGCTGTTGAGACTTTAATTAACTGAGCACAAGTGAATGCCATTGCAGTTGTGGGATGCTTCCCAGACAATGACGTCGACAATGTCTATGATTACCGGCAAGGAATGGTGagttatgttaaaatataaCAGATTAAAGTTGGAGGTGTATTTTTggattatttatcaaatttggaTTCAAGGTCATTAGACTAAAAAGAGATGGTTATGCAGTTTATCTTCTGTTTTTTCCTTTCTGTCTTTGTATTACCTTTTCAACTAATCTTATTAATTAAGGCCACTAGTACATGAAGTTATCATAAAATTCCCAGATACACACCATTTGCTTTTCCTAAATCTTGCTAAGCTCTTAGTTACTTTCTGTTAGAACCCACATGTATGTGGAAGCAATTCTCTTCTTTACAAGTGGCAGCCTTAGAATGGAAAGCAAGTGGAAGTTTTAATATCCCTTGGCCTTCCACAAACAAAAATTGGTGGCAATTATGAGGAAGAGGAAGCAGcaggaaaacaaaaatataaaagggaGTGAAGTGTAGCAGGCTGGGGGTGtggaaaaataatctaaataacCTGAAGGGGAGTTGCAAATCTCATAAAAATCTGCTTGGGAAGTTGCAGATCTCATAAATATCTGTTTGGGGAGTTGCAGAACTCATCAAAATTCTACAGaaagtttgttattttatttggtgTGTTATTGTAAGTTAGTTTGTGATCTTTTCATGTACCTTGTCTGAGGTagattattgtattttaatgaGTGTTTCTTGTAAGGCAGTTTGTATTGCAGGTACTCGTAAAACTTATACCGGAAGTGTTTCGGTTTTGTTTTCTATTGAGTGAGAGAGTCATTCTGCATAATCCATAttgcaaatatatttttcattttctatcaaTCGTTACAGTTTATTTGAGTTGTGAACCAGAACCTTGCTGTGTTTCCTAACACTTTCACAACTTTGTCTCAATGGCGAAGGATTTTTCAactatttgaaactttttgagGGCAATAATTTACCCATATCTTACACTTGCAAGACCGTATTAAGCTGTATAATTGTGAGGCTTCTATGTGAACAAGGTGTTGTGTTGTTAGGCTGTATGAACTAGgaagtttatattatttcacCTTATATTCATGTTTTGCAGGGAATAGATTTATTGGCCGGAGAGGAGGCTGTTATGAGCCATCCAGTGGTGAAGGAATTTCAGGTCCCTTTTGTACATGCTCCTGCTTTATCACCTCTTCCATTAACTCAATTCCTTTGCCCTAAATCAGCTGCTGAGGAGGTTTGTAAACTCATTACACCACTTCCTACTGCGTAATATTTGCCACCATAATCTTGCTTCTTTCTATTACGTTGGAGTATGCATGCATGAGCAGGGCTAGtcttttatatgatatttatttaagtttgaattctgTCATACAGATAGGATATACTTTTTTGCCCTGTGTACTAGCTGGGCTGAGTAATGCACCACGGTACTTGGCCAAGAGCTCTGATTCCTTTGAGAAGAGTAGCATATTGGTAGGTGATAAGCAGGGCTGAGTGAGCAGGGTCTTTTATATGATAGTGTTGTTTTCCTATTGATGCCCGCGGAGGAGATG
This sequence is a window from Mangifera indica cultivar Alphonso chromosome 5, CATAS_Mindica_2.1, whole genome shotgun sequence. Protein-coding genes within it:
- the LOC123216047 gene encoding uncharacterized lipoprotein syc1174_c-like, which encodes MGIDLLAGEEAVMSHPVVKEFQVPFVHAPALSPLPLTQFLCPKSAAEEIGYTFLPCVLAGLSNAPRYLAKSSDSFEKSSILVGDKQG